One region of Gigantopelta aegis isolate Gae_Host chromosome 7, Gae_host_genome, whole genome shotgun sequence genomic DNA includes:
- the LOC121377799 gene encoding uncharacterized protein LOC121377799, with protein sequence MRYLKVCRPLHTQMQLREAKVSVAVAVFTGLVFSWPAPVIYGVRTVETKIPGIVGENCDSLDGIIFLTYHVILAVALVIFTAALAVLYGMVGMAAKRHKRYMRRISDVEISGRKKTSVSSLESSTTCDVSLSYLDVAQPQPQPQPQPKPYPQPPTQQKQKGVHKIKNKTTVIGFTVTLVFVVSFLPFISLMAVGAFVKNFDYDLKGGSLVAYNVFVRSYFINSAANPFIYGVLNIRFRDESVTLLKKMLCCLKLIFPSAQPTP encoded by the coding sequence ATGAGATATCTCAAAGTGTGTCGGCCGTTACACACTCAGATGCAGCTGAGAGAAGCGAAAGTCTCGGTAGCCGTCGCTGTTTTTACTGGACTGGTTTTCAGCTGGCCAGCGCCTGTCATATACGGAGTCAGAACAGTCGAAACGAAAATACCGGGAATTGTGGGAGAAAATTGTGACAGCTTGGACGGAATTATTTTTCTAACCTATCACGTGATACTAGCAGTAGCGTTGGTGATTTTCACCGCAGCGCTGGCGGTTCTATACGGGATGGTGGGCATGGCGGCTAAGAGACACAAGCGCTATATGAGGCGAATCTCCGACGTGGAAATCTCTGGAAGGAAGAAGACTTCAGTTTCGTCCTTAGAAAGTTCAACAACGTGTGATGTGAGCCTGTCTTACTTAGACGTCGCTCAACCTCAACCTCAACCTCAACCTCAACCTAAGCCTTACCCTCAACCTCCTACACAACAAAAGCAGAAGGGtgttcataaaattaaaaacaaaacaacagtgaTAGGTTTTACTGTTACATTAGTTTTCGTGGTGAGCTTTTTGCCGTTTATTTCGCTCATGGCGGTGGGAGCGTTTGTGAAAAACTTTGACTACGATTTAAAGGGCGGATCACTTGTTGCGTACAATGTATTCGTGCGCTCCTATTTTATAAATAGTGCGGCAAATCCTTTCATCTATGGAGTGCTGAACATTCGGTTTCGAGATGAGAGCGTCACATTGTTGAAGAAAatgttgtgttgtttaaaactgatttttcCTAGTGCGCAGCCGACACCGTGA